A region of Heteronotia binoei isolate CCM8104 ecotype False Entrance Well chromosome 2, APGP_CSIRO_Hbin_v1, whole genome shotgun sequence DNA encodes the following proteins:
- the PIGC gene encoding phosphatidylinositol N-acetylglucosaminyltransferase subunit C isoform X1, whose amino-acid sequence MESSTPAVMPLASIWAAKRRVSNSEGGIKLGSDNLVAPQVELAATWVKRMPSTQLDQNPRQRWQKVLYKKQSFPDNYVHQSFLEKLRKNVHARKYQYQAVVFESGVVIQQLCSVCVFVVTWWYMDVGLLAPQQLFGAGLASSLVGYILFDAIDSGAGRSESGRTRWADLKSSVVFVAFTYGFSPVLKTLTESISTDTIYAMSAFMLLGHLIFFNYGANAAIVSSTLSLNMAIFASVCLASRLPRSLHAFVMVTFAIQIFALWPMLQKKLKAQTPHGYVVITLLFATAALGGLLTITSVGAVLFALLLVSISCLCPYCLIRLQLFKNNIHGPWDEAEIKEDLSKFLM is encoded by the exons ATGGAGTCATCCACGCCTGCAGTGATGCCCCTTGCGTCCATTTGGG CTGCAAAGAGAAGAGTCAGTAACAGCGAAGGTGGAATTAAACTGGGGTCCGATAATCTGGTGGCACCTCAGGTTGAATTAGCAGCGACTTGGGTCAAGAGAATGCCCTCCACGCAGTTGGATCAGAACCCCAGGCAACGCTGGCAGAAGGTGCTCTACAAGAAGCAGTCGTTTCCCGATAACTACGTGCACCAGAGCTTCCTGGAGAAGCTCCGCAAGAATGTCCATGCTCGCAAGTACCAGTACCAGGCTGTGGTGTTTGAATCCGGAGTAGTGATCCAACAGCTGTGCAGCGTCTGCGTCTTCGTTGTCACCTGGTGGTACATGGATGTGGGACTTTTGGCTCCCCAGCAATTATTTGGGGCCGGCCTGGCGTCCTCCCTTGTTGGCTACATCCTCTTCGACGCCATCGACTCGGGAGCGGGGAGAAGTGAGAGCGGGCGGACACGGTGGGCAGACCTGAAGAGCTCTGTGGTCTTTGTGGCCTTCACCTACGGCTTCTCCCCGGTGCTGAAGACCCTGACGGAGTCCATCAGCACGGACACCATTTATGCCATGTCCGCCTTCATGCTCCTCGGACACCTGATCTTTTTCAACTACGGGGCCAACGCCGCCATCGTGTCCAGCACCCTCTCTCTCAACATGGCCATCTTCGCCTCCGTCTGCTTGGCCTCCCGGCTGCCCCGCTCCCTGCACGCCTTCGTCATGGTGACTTTTGCCATCCAGATCTTCGCCCTCTGGCCCATGCTGCAGAAGAAGCTCAAAGCCCAGACTCCTCACGGCTACGTGGTCATCACTTTGCTCTTTGCCACGGCTGCCCTGGGGGGCCTGCTGACCATCACCAGCGTCGGCGCGGTTCTCTTTGCCCTCTTGCTGGTCTCCATCTCGTGCCTTTGCCCCTACTGCCTCATCAGGCTGCAGCTCTTCAAAAACAACATCCACGGCCCTTGGGATGAGGCGGAAATCAAAGAAGACCTCTCCAAATTCCTCATGTAG
- the PIGC gene encoding phosphatidylinositol N-acetylglucosaminyltransferase subunit C isoform X2 — protein MPSTQLDQNPRQRWQKVLYKKQSFPDNYVHQSFLEKLRKNVHARKYQYQAVVFESGVVIQQLCSVCVFVVTWWYMDVGLLAPQQLFGAGLASSLVGYILFDAIDSGAGRSESGRTRWADLKSSVVFVAFTYGFSPVLKTLTESISTDTIYAMSAFMLLGHLIFFNYGANAAIVSSTLSLNMAIFASVCLASRLPRSLHAFVMVTFAIQIFALWPMLQKKLKAQTPHGYVVITLLFATAALGGLLTITSVGAVLFALLLVSISCLCPYCLIRLQLFKNNIHGPWDEAEIKEDLSKFLM, from the coding sequence ATGCCCTCCACGCAGTTGGATCAGAACCCCAGGCAACGCTGGCAGAAGGTGCTCTACAAGAAGCAGTCGTTTCCCGATAACTACGTGCACCAGAGCTTCCTGGAGAAGCTCCGCAAGAATGTCCATGCTCGCAAGTACCAGTACCAGGCTGTGGTGTTTGAATCCGGAGTAGTGATCCAACAGCTGTGCAGCGTCTGCGTCTTCGTTGTCACCTGGTGGTACATGGATGTGGGACTTTTGGCTCCCCAGCAATTATTTGGGGCCGGCCTGGCGTCCTCCCTTGTTGGCTACATCCTCTTCGACGCCATCGACTCGGGAGCGGGGAGAAGTGAGAGCGGGCGGACACGGTGGGCAGACCTGAAGAGCTCTGTGGTCTTTGTGGCCTTCACCTACGGCTTCTCCCCGGTGCTGAAGACCCTGACGGAGTCCATCAGCACGGACACCATTTATGCCATGTCCGCCTTCATGCTCCTCGGACACCTGATCTTTTTCAACTACGGGGCCAACGCCGCCATCGTGTCCAGCACCCTCTCTCTCAACATGGCCATCTTCGCCTCCGTCTGCTTGGCCTCCCGGCTGCCCCGCTCCCTGCACGCCTTCGTCATGGTGACTTTTGCCATCCAGATCTTCGCCCTCTGGCCCATGCTGCAGAAGAAGCTCAAAGCCCAGACTCCTCACGGCTACGTGGTCATCACTTTGCTCTTTGCCACGGCTGCCCTGGGGGGCCTGCTGACCATCACCAGCGTCGGCGCGGTTCTCTTTGCCCTCTTGCTGGTCTCCATCTCGTGCCTTTGCCCCTACTGCCTCATCAGGCTGCAGCTCTTCAAAAACAACATCCACGGCCCTTGGGATGAGGCGGAAATCAAAGAAGACCTCTCCAAATTCCTCATGTAG